CCGATTTAGTGCCAAAGGGACTCCTTCCTGCTGGTAACTTAATGTGCGGGATCTTTTTTAGCTTTGGAAGTATTAGTGGACCGTTAATTGGTGGTATCTTTATAGAGTATGTTCCTGGCGCTAGCTTTTTCCATATTATTAGTACAATGTTATTATGCATCTTTTTTGCGATTCTTTCCTTTAGAAGGCAGACTTTAGTAGCTATTAACCAATAGCTACTAGGCTGCTTTATTTTTTTGCCCATTTTCAAAAAATCGGTTAAATATCATTGACCATTTTTCGTTAACTGTTATATAATACATTAAAAGATAACTAACTGTATTAAAACAGTAGTGAGCGAAAAATTTACCAATAAGGGAGAGAGTTAACGATGAGTAGACAGGAACGTAAAAACATGATTGAGTTTATTGAAAGAGTAAAAGGCTTTGAAAAAGATGCTCTGGTTTATATGACCGATGC
This sequence is a window from Cytobacillus luteolus. Protein-coding genes within it:
- a CDS encoding BH0509 family protein → MSRQERKNMIEFIERVKGFEKDALVYMTDAEIEHIYDTTYFQFEEIVE